A window from Thunnus albacares chromosome 19, fThuAlb1.1, whole genome shotgun sequence encodes these proteins:
- the anp32e gene encoding acidic leucine-rich nuclear phosphoprotein 32 family member E isoform X3: protein MEMKKRISLELRNRSPAEVAELVVDNCRSADGEVEGLTDEFTELEFLSMVNVGLSSLAKLPSLPKLRKLELSDNNLSGSLETLSEKCPNLTYLNLSGNKIKELSNVEALQNLKSLQSLDLFNCEITSLEDYRESVFELLPQVTYLDGFDQEDNEAPDSEADDEDEDGEDGAGPTGDYDEEDDEEEDEDGSEGGEEDDEDEEDYGEEEEEEDQAGVQGQKRKRDVDDEGEDDDDDEDD from the exons gtAGCAGAGCTGGTGGTGGATAACTGTCGCTCTGCTGACGGGGAGGTTGAAGGTCTGACGGACGAGTTCACGGAGCTCGAGTTCCTCAGTATGGTCAACGTGGGTCTGAGCTCGCTGGCTAAACTGCCCTCACTGCCCAAACTACGcaag TTGGAGCTGAGCGACAACAACCTGTCTGGTTCTCTGGAGACTCTGTCAGAAAAATGTCCCAACCTGACCTACCTCAACCTGAGCGGGAACAAGATCAAAGAGCTGAGCAATGTGGAGGCGCTG CAAAACCTGAAGAGCCTGCAGAGTCTGGACCTGTTCAACTGTGAGATCACGTCTCTGGAGGACTACAGGGAGAGCGTGTTCGAGCTGCTGCCTCAGGTAACTTACCTGGACGGCTTCGACCAGGAGGACAACGAGGCCCCCGACTCCGAGGCCGACGACGAAG ATGAGGATGGCGAGGACGGGGCGGGGCCGACCGGCGACTAcgatgaggaggatgatgaagaggaggatgaggacggctcagagggaggagag GAGGATGACGAGGATGAGGAAGActatggagaggaggaggaggaag aggaTCAGGCGGGCGTTCAgggacagaagaggaagagagacgtGGACGACGAGGGCGAGGATGACGACGACGACGAAGACGACTAG
- the anp32e gene encoding acidic leucine-rich nuclear phosphoprotein 32 family member E isoform X1, which translates to MEMKKRISLELRNRSPAEVAELVVDNCRSADGEVEGLTDEFTELEFLSMVNVGLSSLAKLPSLPKLRKLELSDNNLSGSLETLSEKCPNLTYLNLSGNKIKELSNVEALQNLKSLQSLDLFNCEITSLEDYRESVFELLPQVTYLDGFDQEDNEAPDSEADDEDEDGEDGAGPTGDYDEEDDEEEDEDGSEGGEVGLSFQVNQGDQVGNTGFSLQEDDEDEEDYGEEEEEEDQAGVQGQKRKRDVDDEGEDDDDDEDD; encoded by the exons gtAGCAGAGCTGGTGGTGGATAACTGTCGCTCTGCTGACGGGGAGGTTGAAGGTCTGACGGACGAGTTCACGGAGCTCGAGTTCCTCAGTATGGTCAACGTGGGTCTGAGCTCGCTGGCTAAACTGCCCTCACTGCCCAAACTACGcaag TTGGAGCTGAGCGACAACAACCTGTCTGGTTCTCTGGAGACTCTGTCAGAAAAATGTCCCAACCTGACCTACCTCAACCTGAGCGGGAACAAGATCAAAGAGCTGAGCAATGTGGAGGCGCTG CAAAACCTGAAGAGCCTGCAGAGTCTGGACCTGTTCAACTGTGAGATCACGTCTCTGGAGGACTACAGGGAGAGCGTGTTCGAGCTGCTGCCTCAGGTAACTTACCTGGACGGCTTCGACCAGGAGGACAACGAGGCCCCCGACTCCGAGGCCGACGACGAAG ATGAGGATGGCGAGGACGGGGCGGGGCCGACCGGCGACTAcgatgaggaggatgatgaagaggaggatgaggacggctcagagggaggagaggtgggACTGAGCTTTCAGGTGAACCAGGGCGATCAGGTGGGCAACACAGGCTTCAGCCTGCAG GAGGATGACGAGGATGAGGAAGActatggagaggaggaggaggaag aggaTCAGGCGGGCGTTCAgggacagaagaggaagagagacgtGGACGACGAGGGCGAGGATGACGACGACGACGAAGACGACTAG
- the anp32e gene encoding acidic leucine-rich nuclear phosphoprotein 32 family member E isoform X2, translated as MEMKKRISLELRNRSPAEVAELVVDNCRSADGEVEGLTDEFTELEFLSMVNVGLSSLAKLPSLPKLRKLELSDNNLSGSLETLSEKCPNLTYLNLSGNKIKELSNVEALQNLKSLQSLDLFNCEITSLEDYRESVFELLPQVTYLDGFDQEDNEAPDSEADDEDEDGEDGAGPTGDYDEEDDEEEDEDGSEGGEVGLSFQVNQGDQEDDEDEEDYGEEEEEEDQAGVQGQKRKRDVDDEGEDDDDDEDD; from the exons gtAGCAGAGCTGGTGGTGGATAACTGTCGCTCTGCTGACGGGGAGGTTGAAGGTCTGACGGACGAGTTCACGGAGCTCGAGTTCCTCAGTATGGTCAACGTGGGTCTGAGCTCGCTGGCTAAACTGCCCTCACTGCCCAAACTACGcaag TTGGAGCTGAGCGACAACAACCTGTCTGGTTCTCTGGAGACTCTGTCAGAAAAATGTCCCAACCTGACCTACCTCAACCTGAGCGGGAACAAGATCAAAGAGCTGAGCAATGTGGAGGCGCTG CAAAACCTGAAGAGCCTGCAGAGTCTGGACCTGTTCAACTGTGAGATCACGTCTCTGGAGGACTACAGGGAGAGCGTGTTCGAGCTGCTGCCTCAGGTAACTTACCTGGACGGCTTCGACCAGGAGGACAACGAGGCCCCCGACTCCGAGGCCGACGACGAAG ATGAGGATGGCGAGGACGGGGCGGGGCCGACCGGCGACTAcgatgaggaggatgatgaagaggaggatgaggacggctcagagggaggagaggtgggACTGAGCTTTCAGGTGAACCAGGGCGATCAG GAGGATGACGAGGATGAGGAAGActatggagaggaggaggaggaag aggaTCAGGCGGGCGTTCAgggacagaagaggaagagagacgtGGACGACGAGGGCGAGGATGACGACGACGACGAAGACGACTAG
- the LOC122970020 gene encoding pleckstrin homology domain-containing family O member 1-A-like gives MKKSNQSKRGVQDSGQPAVQQPEKVGWIRKFCGRGIFRELWRNRYVVLRGDHLFISDKEVKDERKAQEVFDLADYERSEELRKAKSRSKKNHSRFTLLRCRQPGNTVPNLVFLAVSPEEKESWVNALNVAIIKAKNRVLDEVTIEEDSVLVHPTRDRVKIPQGRRLPTRGHLMAVASTSSHGMLTLDLVTEKDYDGDSRGSWEHGFRVDLQRGGSCGQVAVVGTREVGGRQRSGTDVSKLRVTSKEPKVKTGSLPRGSERSWGKQSHLEASKVHMTQQVLQAQSQTPQPGKRFSMQGRSRCASMDEVLSSRPAMIRSELRSALRRCPTEEEAGGGASVQPVGQLQSLIAQRMQRAQELLEEMRLQELQKAKAERERGGSSPYPKGIDSPRLHHLRGSDSPHSSRSSGSPRSRSSDSPRLRGKDSPRLRGRESPRSKAKRNRSKGSDSPRSRGSHSPAAKANDSPHLKDSPRLTVTDSPRSKSSDIVCSPKLKESSSSPRSNREDDSLKSPESPPCLRGSDSSQVKGSDSLRGSETDSPGLRSSKDSSCPSQKNSPSQSGSFESSQPKSPDKDRLSPPPPASPPPLLSEEDLEVERRRAEAERLLEEAVSSWKEAQEVLQEVKELQSQTLRRQRRRTYEKMTTTVAATTAAAEGDDMPTSPTSPEDDDESETP, from the exons gTGAAGGATGAGCGGAAGGCGCAGGAAGTGTTCGACCTGGCCGACTACGAGCGTTCGGAGGAGCTCAGGAAAGCAAAGAGCCGCAGCAAGAAAAACCACAGTCGCTTCACTCTGCTGCGCTGCAGACAGCCTGGAAACACG gttcCCAACCTCGTGTTTCTGGCAGTGAGTCCTGAGGAAAAGGAATCATGGGTCAACGCGCTCAATGTGGCAATCATCAAAGCCAAGAACCGAGTTTTAGACGAG GTGACCATTGAAGAGGACAGCGTGTTGGTTCATCCCACCAGAGACAGAGTGAAGATCCCTCAAGGCCGCCGGCTGCCGACCAGAGGACACCTCATGGCCGTG GCGTCCACCTCCTCCCACGGTATGCTGACCCTGGATCTGGTCACTGAGAAAGACTACGATGGCGACTCACGGGGGTCCTGGGAGCACGGTTTCCGGGTCGACCTGCAGAGGGGGGGTTCTTGTGGGCAGGTGGCAGTGGTCGGAACTCGGGAGGTGGGAGGTCGTCAGCGGTCCGGCACTGATGTCTCAAAGCTGCGGGTGACATCCAAGGAGCCCAAGGTGAAGACTGGGAGTCTGCCCAGGGGGAGTGAGCGATCCTGGGGCAAACAGTCCCACCTGGAGGCCTCCAAAGTGCATATGACCCAGCAG GTCCTCCAGGCTCAGTCTCAAACACCGCAGCCAGGGAAGAGGTTCAGCATGCAGGGCCGGAGTCGCTGTGCCTCCATGGATGAAGTCCTCTCCTCCAG ACCGGCGATGATCCGCTCGGAGTTGCGGTCCGCTCTGCGTCGTTGTCCGACAGAAGAGGAGGCGGGCGGCGGGGCTTCGGTCCAGCCGGTTGGTCAGCTGCAGAGCCTCATCGCCCAGAGGATGCAGAGAGctcaggagctgctggaggagatgaGACTGCAG GAGCTGCAGAAGGccaaagcagagagagaacgagGAGGCAGCTCACCTTACCCGAAGGGCATCGACTCCCCTCGCCTCCATCACCTCAGGGGCTCCGACTCTCCTCACTCCAG CAGGTCATCAGGATCTCCAAGGAGCAGGAGCAGCGACTCTCCTCGCCTCCGAGGCAAAGACTCTCCTCGTCTGCGAGGGAGAGAGTCTCCTCGCTCCAAAGCAAAGAGGAATCGCTCCAAAGGGAGCGACTCACCTCGCTCCAGAGGATCCCATTCGCCCGCTGCTAAAGCAAACGACTCCCCTCACCTGAAAGATTCACCTCGTCTGACTGTCACCGACTCTCCTCGATCAAAGAGCTCCGACATAGTCTGTTCACCAAAACTCAAGGAATCATCCAGTTCTCCTCGTTCCAACAGGGAGGATGACTCTCTGAAGTCGCCTGAATCGCCTCCATGCCTCAGAGGATCTGACTCCTCGCAGGTCAAAGGATCTGATTCGCTGCGAGGCAGTGAAACCGACTCCCCCGGGCTCAGGAGCAGCAAGGACTCATCCTGTCCAAGTCAGAAGAACTCCCCGAGCCAGTCCGGATCCTTCGAGTCCTCGCAGCCTAAAAGCCCCGACAAAGACCGCCTGTCCCCGCCTCCGCCCGCATCGCCTCCCCCCCTGCTGTCGGAGGAGGACCTGGAAGTGGAGAGGAGGCGAGCAGAGGCAGAGCGCCTCCTGGAGGAGGCTGTGTCATCCTGGAAGGAGGCGCAGGAGGTGCTGCAGGAAGtgaaggagctgcagagtcagacactgcgACGGCAGCGCAGGAGGACCTACGAGAAGATGACAACAACAGTGGCGGCGACAACCGCAGCAGCAGAGGGGGATGACATGCCCACCTCACCAACATCGCCTGAAGATGACGACGAGTCTGAGACACCATGA